In Aristaeella hokkaidonensis, the following are encoded in one genomic region:
- the rpoB gene encoding DNA-directed RNA polymerase subunit beta — translation MVHEVHMGKLRERMSFSRIDEVLEMPNLIEVQKNSYQRFLDTDLREVLADVSPITDYNGNLVLEFVDYSLDEPKNSIARCRERDITYAAPLKVFVRLKNKETGEIKESDVFMGDFPLMTDHGTFIINGAERVIVSQLVRSPGVYFDVAYDKAGKKLYSSQIIPNRGAWLEYETDSNDVLWVRIDRARKLPITVILRALGYGTDAEIIDIMGEDERLMATIQKGDNAKTREEGLIEIYKRQKPGEPASLESATNLFNSLFFDPKRYDLMRVGRYKYNKKLSIATRIHNHVAAEDIINPQTGEVMVKKGDTIALDVAREIQNAGVNTVMLDCEGQIRKVVGNNFVDAAAYLPFDPKDAGILEMVHLPTLQQIISSVEPDQLFDAVKENVAALVPKHIIPDDVVSSINYMLGLPYGIGSTDDIDHLGNRRLRSVGELLQNQIRIGLSRLERVVRERMSIQDSTDIKPGDLINIRPVSAAIKEFFGSSQLSQFMDQPNPLAELTHKRRLSALGPGGLNRDRASFEVRDVHYSHYARICPIETPEGPNIGLIGSLATYARINEYGFIEAPYRRVDKENGRVLDEIDYMTADEEDLYKVATANEPLNPDGTFVQDRITVRDKAEIVEVPVSQVDFMDVSPRQVVSVATAMVPFLENDDATRALMGSNMQRQAVPLLVPEAPLVATGMEYRAAHDSGVVILAKEDGVVEKVDADQIIIRDNFGERHTYTLTKFARSNQSTCINQHPVVSAGQKIEKGDLLADGPSTEKGEIGLGRNALIGFMTWEGYNYEDAVLLSEKLVKEDIYTSIHIEEFESEARETKLGPEEITRDIPNISDDAVKDLDEGGIVRIGAEVHAGDILVGKVTPKGETELTAEERLLRAIFGEKAREVRDTSLRVPHGEGGIVVDVKVFTRENKDELSPGVNEMVRIYIAQKRKISVGDKMAGRHGNKGVVSRILREEDMPFLPDGTPLQIVLNPLGVPSRMNLGQVLEVHLGLACRALGWHIATPVFDGATYEEILEHLELAEKKMSAPEDENDPHVNEYHFHNGKPLRLALDEEGKALFHQGKIRVRDGRTGDYFENPVTVGIMYFLKLHHLVDDKMHARSTGPYSLVTQQPLGGKAQFGGQRFGEMEVWALEAYGAANTLQEILTVKSDDTVGRVKTYEAIIKGQNIPNPGVPESFKVLLKEMQALSLDIRVLDAARNEIEIPELDPEDMPQADAMRASVTARPEGEGEAAAEENEEVEAAAEEAFSMSEDDLSFGAEDEAEDSEDDFSVAEASTEDLEDFSVEDLSDLDLDDDI, via the coding sequence ATGGTACACGAGGTCCACATGGGGAAGCTCCGCGAACGTATGAGCTTCTCACGCATTGATGAAGTTCTCGAAATGCCCAACCTGATTGAGGTACAGAAGAACTCTTATCAGCGCTTTCTCGATACCGATCTGCGCGAAGTTCTGGCCGATGTTTCTCCCATTACTGACTACAATGGGAATCTTGTGCTGGAGTTCGTGGACTATTCTCTGGACGAGCCGAAGAATTCCATTGCACGCTGCCGTGAGCGCGACATCACTTACGCGGCGCCGCTGAAGGTGTTTGTTCGCCTGAAGAATAAGGAGACCGGTGAAATCAAGGAATCCGACGTTTTTATGGGCGACTTTCCCCTCATGACCGACCATGGCACTTTCATCATTAACGGTGCCGAGCGCGTGATCGTCAGCCAGCTGGTCCGCTCTCCCGGCGTCTATTTTGACGTTGCGTACGATAAAGCCGGCAAAAAGCTCTATTCTTCCCAGATCATCCCGAACCGCGGTGCCTGGCTCGAATATGAGACGGACTCCAACGATGTGCTGTGGGTCCGTATTGACCGTGCCCGCAAACTGCCCATCACCGTGATTCTGCGCGCCCTGGGCTACGGCACAGACGCCGAAATCATCGATATCATGGGTGAAGACGAGCGCCTCATGGCCACTATCCAGAAGGGTGACAACGCCAAGACGAGAGAAGAAGGCCTCATCGAGATCTACAAGCGCCAGAAGCCCGGCGAACCCGCCAGTCTCGAAAGCGCCACCAATCTCTTCAACTCCCTCTTCTTTGATCCCAAGCGTTATGACCTGATGAGGGTTGGCCGCTATAAGTATAATAAGAAGCTTTCCATCGCCACCCGTATCCATAACCATGTGGCGGCAGAAGATATCATCAATCCCCAGACCGGCGAAGTCATGGTCAAGAAGGGCGATACCATTGCCCTGGATGTGGCCCGTGAGATCCAGAACGCCGGTGTGAACACCGTCATGCTGGACTGCGAAGGCCAGATCCGCAAGGTCGTCGGCAACAACTTTGTTGACGCCGCTGCTTACCTGCCCTTCGATCCGAAGGATGCCGGCATCCTCGAGATGGTTCACCTGCCCACCCTGCAGCAGATCATCTCCTCCGTGGAGCCGGATCAGCTCTTCGACGCCGTGAAGGAAAACGTCGCCGCCCTCGTGCCGAAGCACATCATTCCGGATGACGTTGTTTCCTCCATCAACTATATGCTGGGCCTGCCCTACGGCATCGGTTCCACGGATGACATTGACCATCTGGGCAACCGCCGCCTGCGCAGCGTCGGCGAACTGCTGCAGAACCAGATCCGCATCGGTCTGAGCCGTCTGGAGCGCGTGGTGCGTGAGCGTATGTCCATTCAGGATTCCACCGACATCAAGCCCGGTGACCTGATCAACATCCGTCCCGTCAGCGCCGCGATCAAGGAGTTCTTCGGTTCTTCCCAGCTGTCCCAGTTCATGGACCAGCCCAACCCCCTGGCTGAGCTGACCCACAAGCGCCGTCTGAGCGCCCTGGGCCCCGGCGGTCTGAACCGCGACCGCGCCTCTTTCGAGGTCCGCGACGTGCACTACAGCCATTACGCCCGTATCTGCCCGATCGAGACTCCTGAAGGTCCTAACATCGGTCTGATCGGTTCTCTTGCCACCTATGCCCGCATCAACGAGTACGGCTTCATCGAAGCTCCCTACCGCCGCGTGGACAAGGAAAATGGCCGCGTGCTGGATGAAATTGACTACATGACCGCTGACGAGGAAGACCTGTACAAGGTCGCCACCGCCAACGAGCCCCTGAATCCCGACGGAACCTTCGTGCAGGACCGTATCACGGTCCGTGACAAGGCTGAAATCGTCGAAGTGCCTGTTTCCCAGGTCGACTTCATGGACGTCAGCCCCCGTCAGGTTGTTTCCGTTGCCACCGCCATGGTTCCCTTCCTGGAAAACGACGACGCTACCCGTGCTCTGATGGGTTCCAACATGCAGCGTCAGGCTGTGCCGCTGCTGGTTCCCGAAGCACCCCTCGTCGCCACCGGTATGGAATACCGCGCCGCCCATGACTCCGGCGTTGTTATCCTGGCCAAGGAAGACGGCGTGGTGGAAAAGGTGGATGCCGACCAGATTATCATCCGTGATAACTTCGGCGAGCGTCACACCTACACCCTCACCAAGTTTGCCCGTTCCAACCAGTCCACCTGCATCAACCAGCATCCCGTGGTTTCCGCGGGCCAGAAGATCGAAAAAGGCGACCTGCTGGCTGACGGTCCTTCCACTGAAAAGGGAGAAATCGGTCTGGGCCGCAACGCCCTGATCGGCTTCATGACCTGGGAAGGCTACAACTACGAGGACGCTGTCCTGCTGAGTGAAAAGCTGGTCAAGGAAGACATTTACACCTCCATCCATATCGAAGAGTTCGAATCCGAAGCCCGCGAAACCAAGCTCGGACCGGAAGAGATCACCCGGGATATCCCGAACATCTCTGACGACGCGGTCAAGGATCTGGATGAAGGCGGTATCGTCCGCATCGGTGCCGAAGTGCACGCCGGCGATATCCTGGTCGGTAAGGTTACCCCCAAGGGTGAAACTGAACTGACCGCCGAAGAGCGTCTGCTGCGCGCCATCTTCGGTGAAAAGGCCCGTGAAGTCCGGGATACCTCCCTGCGCGTTCCCCACGGCGAAGGCGGCATCGTTGTTGATGTCAAGGTCTTCACCCGTGAGAACAAGGACGAGCTCTCCCCCGGCGTCAACGAAATGGTCCGCATCTACATCGCCCAGAAGCGTAAGATTTCCGTCGGCGATAAGATGGCAGGCCGTCACGGTAACAAGGGTGTTGTTTCCCGCATTCTGCGTGAAGAGGATATGCCCTTCCTGCCCGACGGTACTCCCCTGCAGATCGTGCTGAACCCCCTGGGCGTTCCTTCCCGTATGAACCTGGGTCAGGTTCTGGAAGTGCACCTGGGCCTGGCCTGCCGCGCACTGGGCTGGCACATTGCCACCCCCGTTTTCGACGGCGCCACCTACGAGGAAATTCTTGAACATCTGGAACTGGCTGAAAAGAAGATGTCCGCTCCGGAAGATGAGAACGATCCTCACGTAAACGAATATCATTTCCATAACGGCAAGCCCCTGCGTCTGGCTCTGGATGAAGAAGGCAAGGCCCTCTTCCACCAGGGTAAGATCCGCGTCCGCGACGGCCGTACCGGCGACTACTTCGAGAACCCTGTTACCGTCGGTATCATGTACTTCCTGAAACTGCACCATCTGGTCGACGACAAGATGCATGCCCGTTCCACCGGTCCCTACAGCCTTGTTACCCAGCAGCCTCTGGGTGGTAAAGCCCAGTTCGGCGGACAGCGCTTCGGTGAAATGGAAGTCTGGGCTCTGGAAGCTTACGGTGCTGCCAACACGCTGCAGGAAATCCTGACCGTGAAGTCCGACGATACCGTCGGCCGCGTCAAGACCTACGAAGCGATCATCAAGGGTCAGAACATCCCGAACCCGGGTGTGCCTGAGAGCTTCAAGGTCCTGCTGAAGGAAATGCAGGCCCTGAGCCTGGATATCCGCGTGCTGGATGCCGCCCGGAACGAAATCGAAATTCCCGAACTCGATCCCGAAGATATGCCGCAAGCTGATGCTATGCGCGCTTCCGTCACCGCAAGGCCGGAAGGCGAAGGCGAAGCTGCTGCCGAAGAGAACGAGGAAGTGGAAGCCGCTGCTGAAGAAGCCTTCAGCATGTCCGAGGACGACCTGTCCTTCGGTGCTGAAGATGAAGCAGAGGACAGCGAAGATGATTTCTCTGTTGCCGAAGCCAGCACGGAAGACCTTGAAGACTTCAGCGTAGAAGACCTGTCGGATCTTGACCTTGACGATGATATTTAA